CCGCGCCTCCCGAGCCGAGCTACGTCGATATCAACGACCTGATCGGGCGCACCCTGTTCTTCGCCGCCCAGCACCCAGAGGCCGGCAAGGTGCGCCGCGAGCTATGCCTGGCGAAAAACCTGCCGCCGGTGCATGTCGATGAAAAGCAGATTCAGCAGGTGCTGTTCAATGTCGTCATCAACGCCATGCAGGCGATGACCGAGGGCGGCATCCTGCGCGTCAGCACCGAATCGGTCGAGCAGGAAGGCGGGGAATGGATTCTCGTCAAGATCGCCGATAGCGGTCCGGGCATCCCCGCCGAGCAGCAGGAGCAGATTTTCACCCCGTTTTTCACCACCAAAACCCAGGGGACGGGCCTGGGGCTGTCCATCTGCCGCCGTCTGCTGGAGCAGCACAAGGGACGCATTTTATTGGACAGCCGACCCGGGCAGGGCACCACCTTCACCATCGCATTGCCGGCGGCGGCGATGGGAGGCGACGACAAGGGAGAGGACATCCGTGGGCAGGCATAAAATTCTGGTCGTTGACGACGAGCATCTGATCCGCTGGTCGTTGGAGCAAAATCTCAGCAAGCAGGGCTACGATGTCCTGACCGCCGGCTCGGGGGAGGACGCCCTGCGCCTGATCCGCGACGAGACGCCCGATCTGGTGCTGCTCGACATCCAACTGCCCGGCATCAACGGCCTGGAAGTGCTGGAAAAAGCCAAGGAGAGCAACGAGGATCTGATCGTCATCATGATCACCGCCCTCGGTGTTCTGGAAACGGCGGTCAAGGCCATGCGCATGGGCGCCTACGATTACATCGGCAAGCCCTTCAATCTCGATGAGCTGGCCATAACCATCAAAAAGGCCCTGGAGACCGGGGAACTGCGCCGCGAGGTCGCGCATCTGCGCTCCGAGCAGTCGCGGCGCTTCGGCGCCGGCAACCTCATCGGCGACAGCCGGCACATGCAGAATCTTCTCAGCATGATCCGCAAGGTCGCCCAGAGCGATGCGAGCACGGTGCTGATCCAGGGCGAGAGCGGCACCGGCAAGGAACTGGTCGCCAAGGCGATTCACTTTGAAAGCGCGCGCGCCGACAAGCCCTTCATGGCCATCAACTGCGCGGCGGTGCCCGAGACCCTGCTGGAGAGCGAACTGCTCGGCCATGAACGGGGCGCCTTCACCGACGCCAAGGTGCAGAAAAAGGGCTTGTTCGAACTGGCCGACGGCGGCACCATCTTTCTCGACGAAATCGGCGACATGGCCATGGGCATGCAGGCCAAGCTGCTGCGCGTGCTCGAGGAGCGCTCCTTTCGCCGGGTCGGCGGCTCCAAGGACATCAGCGTCGATGTTCGCATCATCTCGGCGACCAACCGGGATCTGCTCGCGGCCATCGCCGACAAATCCTTCCGCAACGACCTCTACTACCGCCTGCAGGTCATCCCCCTGTTTCTGCCGTCCCTGCGCGAGCGCAAGGAGGATATCCTGCCCCTGACCTACCACTTCATCAATCATTTCAACCGCGAGTTCGGCAAGAACGTCAAGGGCATCTCCAAGATGGCCGAGAAGTTTCTTCTCGAATACAGCTGGCCGGGCAACATCCGCGAGTTGCGCAACGTGATCGAGCGCGCCATCATCCTCGAAAACGACGAAACCCTGCTGCTGGAGCATCTGCCCCAGGAGATCGTCGGCAAGGCGGCGGTGGTGAGCAGCGGACCGCTGAGCTTCCAGATTCCCCCCGAGGGCATCGACATCGAGGAGGTTGAGCGTGAGCTGATCCGTCAGTCCCTGGAGCTGACCGACGGCAACCAGTCCAAGGCGGCGAAAAAGCTCAACCTCGGCATCGACGCCTTTCGCTATCGCATGAAGAAATTCGGTTTTCTCTGATTTCCCGGCCGCCGCGGCTCAGTCCTCGGCGGCCGAGCCTTTTCTCCATCCCTTGCCGCGCATTTCCGTAATTGGTACCTCCCTTGCATGGTCCTTAGTGTGGGCTCATAAGGTTTGCTCAATGTCTGCCCGGCGTTCCCGCACCGGCGCGCATTCAGGAGGACTCCCATGCAAGGAGCCAAACAAGCAGGCTGGATCTTGCTCGCCATTTCGCTGATGGTTGGTGTGATATGGCAGGGCACGGCGGCGGCCAACGCCACGGCGCCCGTCTTCAAATCCCTGGGCCGCCTCAGCGAGGGCCTGGCCGTGCCGACCGATCTCGCCATGGACGGCCGGGGCATTCTTTATGTGGCCGAGCCGCGCTCCAAGACCATCGCGCGATTCGATAAATACGGCCGCAGCCTGCCGGCCTTGGGTCCCCTGTCCCTGGCGGCGAGTTGCGTCGCGGTCAACTCCGAGGGCTCGATTGTCTACGCGGGCGGCGGTAACGCGGTGCTGCGCATCGACGCGGCAAGCGGCGAGGTGCTCGGGCATGTCGGCAGCGGTCCCGGTGAGTTCGGCCAGGCCTACAATCTGGCGGTGGACTCCCAGGGTTATCTGTATGTGGCCGACGGCCAGGCCATGACCATCAGTGTCTACACGCCGGGGGGCGGCCTGCATTTTCGCTTCGGCTCTCCCGGCACGGGGGCCGCCCAGTTCGCCAACTTGGCCGCCCTGGCGCTGAACTGGAGCGGTGATGAGATTTACGTGGCCGACAATTTCGCCCAGGGCACCACGGTCGTGCCCAAGATCCGCGTATTCAACAAATCGGGATCGCTGGTGCGGAATCTCTTGATCACCAACGGCTTCGGCAGCACCCCCATGTCCCATTTCGCCGGCATGGCTTTCGATGACAAGGGACGCGGCTATTTTCTGGATTCCCTGCGCAACGAAATCCGTGTCCTGCGTCTGCCCACCACCTATCTTTCCATGTACAAGCAGGTCGGTTACGGGGCGGGCCAACTCGTGGGGCCGTCCAAGGCGGTGTACGACGCCGAGCACAAACGCCTGTTCGTGCTCTGCCCCGACGGGCGCATCGAAATTCTCGGCATCGACGGCGGCGCCAACCCCGTGCGAGTCAACCAGGTTCCGACGGTGCCGGCGGCGCTGTCGCCCATCGGCGGCAGCGAAGTCGCCACCCTGTCGCCGACCCTGGAGTTTCGCAATGCCCAGGATCCCGACGGCGATGCCCTCACCTATGATCTGCAGGTGTTGCGCGGGCAAGATCTGGTGAGCGATCTGGCGCGGATCGGCGAAGGCGCGCAAACCACCCGGGTCAACCTGCCCGCGGCCCTTGAGGAAAACGCCGGCTATCAGTGGCGGGTGCGCGCCTTTGACGGCGAAAGCCACAGCGACTGGAGCAGCGCCGAAACCTTTTATGTCAATGCCGAGGAAGAGCCCCCCGGAGTACCCGGCATCCTGAGTCCCGCCGCGGGTGAGATGCTGGAGGGCGACGGCCTGTTGTCCTGGACCGAGGTGAGTGATCCCGATCCCTTTGACCAGGTTCATTATTGGCTGGAAATTTCCGCGGAGCCAAGCTTCGATGCCCCCTTGATCAGCACGGCGCTCATCGAAACCGAGGCGCGCCTTGATGCGTTGCCCGGCTATGAGGCCTTGGAGCAGGGCCGCACTTATTTGTGGCGGGTGAGCGGGGTCGACAACCACGGCCTGGCCTCGGCCCCCAGCGAGACGGGGGCTTTTGTTTATGGCGCGACGATCTTGCAGGTCGACAGCAATCCGCCCGGCGCGCGGGTCTATCTGGGCGGCAATCATGCCTATCCGGGGCGCTTGATCGGGCGGACGCCGCTTGTGCTGAGGGATTTTCCCGTGGGCAACTATGCCCTGGTGGTCGCCCAGGACGGTTTTGAGCCCCAGGTCGGTTCCCTGGTGGTGGAGGTCGGCCGCGCCACGGCGCATTACGCCGAGCTCAAGCCCCACTACATCCCCGAAAATTTCGTTATGAAATCCCTGGGCCTGGTGTTGCCTCAGGGTGGCGGTGCCCCCTTCCTGGTCGATGTCGACGGTGACGGTCGCCTTGATCTGCTGGCGGGCGACCAGAGCGGCCGCGTGCTGCTCTATCGCGGGCTGGGCGCGGCGGGTGAACCCCTCGCCTTTGCTCCCGCGTGGGCCCTGGCGCTGCCGCTGGTGCCCGGGGCGGCGCCTTTCGTGGTCGACTGGAACAACGACGACCGAATGGATCTGCTCATCGGCGGCCTCGACGGCAGCGTGCGCCTGTTTCTCAACCAGGGCGCGCCCGGTGAGCCGAGTTTCATCGACAGCGGTTATCTGGAGACGCCCGGCGGCCCGATCAACCTGGGTGGTCCGGCGGTCCCCTTCGTCGCCGATCTGGACGGCAACGGCAGTAAGGATCTGCTGGTCGGCGCGGCCGACGGCCGGGTGCTGGCCTATCTCAACCAGGGCGGCGACGCTGCGCCGCAGTTGGGCGTCGGGCAGCCCTATTTCACCCTGGCCGGAGCGCGCAGTCCGTTTCTCGTTGATCTGACCGGCGATGGCCGCCGGGAGCTGTTGGTGGCGCACGACGGGGAGGTGCTCGCCCTTGTGCGCGGCGCCGACGGCTGGCAACCGAGCGGGCTTGTGCTGAGCGGGCCGGATGGGCCGCGCAAGGGCCTGGCCCTGGGGCTGGCCAAGCAGGAGGAGCGCGCTGCGGAGAAGGGCAATAAGAAGGACAAGCAGGCGAAAAAGGCCGGGGCTTCGATGCCCGACATCCATCGCTTTTTCCCCATCGATCTGGACGCGCGCGGCGGCAAGGACATCCTGTTCGTCGACGAAAACGGTGATCTGCGCCTGCTGGAATCCCAGGGCAAGGCGCTGGCGCCCGCCTTCTGGAGCACCCTCGCGAACGTCGTGCACGGGTTGAGCGCTCAGATCGACGACCAACAGCGCGCCAAGGCCGCCCTTCTGGACGGCGCTCTGCGAGCCGCCAATCTCGCCCAGGCACGCCGCCTCGCCGAGGAACTCACCGACGACCTCGCCGCCCAGCCCGATCTGGCCTTTATCCTGGGAGAAATGCACGCGCTGTTGTTGCGGGTGGAATAGAATTTGAATGTTGCGGGATGAGACGTTTTTTTGTGCCGGGATTTTGACCACCCGCGGGTTATGAGGGCCAGGCCCTCCTGAGGAGACATTCCGAACGATGTTGCGACTGGTTTCCCTCGTCATGGCGCTGGTGTTTTGCGGATGCTGGGCGGCATCCGCCGCCATGGGGCCGCAGAAGGTCAAGAATACGGTGCATAACCTTTCGACCAGTGGCGAATGGATGTATATTTCCGACAATGAGGACGAGATCTGCATCTTCTGCCACACCCCCCATGGTGGTTCCCTTAATGGCCCCCTGTGGAATCGCGCGCTCCCGGGCGCCCTTGAGTTTACCCATTACACCACCGCCACCCTCGATAGTGTGACTGACGGGGCGAGCCGCGCCCTCAGCGATGAATCCCTGCTGTGCATGAGCTGCCATGACGGCGCCATGGCCGTCAACCATGTGCTCAATCCAAGCAACCGCACCCATGTGCAGCCGACCATGAACTTCGGCCAGACGGACGTTTCCATCGTTCCGATTTTCGGCATCGGCGGACGCATCGGCGATGTCGTCGACGCTATCAACATGCCGATGGGGGAAACGCGCAATCTCACCGATGATCATCCGATTTCCTTCAGCTATGACGCGGTGCGCGCGGCCTACCAGGGCGCGGGGCGCGGCAATCAGCTGCATGCGCCCGCGGATGCCGTGGCCGCCGGAGTGAGGCTCTATGCCCCCGGCAACCGCGTCGAGTGCGGCTCCTGCCATGACCCCCACGTCAACTATGATTCCACCATTCCAATGGGTGATCCGACCGCCAACGAGAATTATCGCCCCTTCCTCATCACTCCCAACATCGGCAGCGCCCTGTGCCTGGCCTGTCACAACAAATAAATTCCGCAATCCGTTGACAGGTGCCCTGAGGCTGGAGGATAAAGGACGTAACTTTGACTCCAGCCGGCGAGGTCCGTCGTGAAAACCCTTCTTATTTCCCTTCTCGTTGTTGCCTTCTGTTCATCCCCTTTGAGCGCCGAGCCCCCCGAATTGGGCAAGGTCAGCGGTCGCCTCCAGCACGAGGGCACCGACAGCTATCAGGGCGTGGCCTCCTTGTGGGATCTTTCCTTGGGCAAGGTGCCCGATCCGCGCCGCTACATCGTCATCCCCAGCGCCACGGCGGTGCTTGAGGCCGACGGCCGCTTCGAACTGCGCGCGCCGCCTGGAACCTATTACGTCGGCGCCGTGCTGCGCACTACTCCCGGTCCGCCCGTGGGTCCGCCGCGCCCGGGCGATCTGGTGTTCATGAGTCCCGATGCCGAAGGGGGCCATCTCAAAGTCGAGGTGCGCTCCGGGGAAACCACCGATGTCGGGGTGCGCTCCGGGGGTTGGGTCTACGAGGGTTTTGCCGGGGAAACGGAGCTGGCCGTCGAAGGGACGATCCGTGATCTGGCGGGCGAGCCGGTGGCCGGTCTGCTGGTGTTTGCCTTCGCCGACCCGGGCATGTCGCAGCAGCCCGTCGGGGTGTCGGAGCGCACCGATGCCCAGGGTCGCTACCTGCTGCGTCTGGGCCGCGCCCAGACGGTGTACCTGCGGGCGCGGGAATCCTACGGCGGCGGCCCCCTGGCCGGCGGAGGCTATGTCGGCGTCTACGGCGGCGCCGAGCCGCAAGCGCTGGAAGTGCCGGACAAGGGGCGGGTGTCGGGCATCGACATCGAGGTTCTCAAGCTGCCTCCCGCGGGCACCGATGAGCGTCGCTCCATGCGGCCGGAACAGCCGCCGGAGGGGATGGGCAAGGAATAACAAAGAGTTTGTTGAGGCACCGTCTTACAGATCCATGATGCAATGCCGGAAAAGAACTAAATTCTCCCGGGCGCACATTTCGAGCCGGTCGATCAGGGTTTTTTCATCTCTTCAAGGGCTTTTTTCAAGGGCGGCAGTTCGTTTTCAATCACCAGCCAGACGAGCTTGAGATCCAGGCCGAGATAGCCGTGGACCAGGATATTGCGAAAGCCCGACATTGCCCGCCAGTCGATTTCCGGGCGATTTTTTTTGCATTCGTCGCTGAGCCGTTGGCTCGATTCCGCCAGGGTTTGCAGATTTCTCACCACCGCGTCCCGCGCCAGTTCTGAGTCGAAAAAATCGTTTCGTCCGCCGGGCAGATATGGGAAATGCATTCGAGCATGTACTCGATGAGGGCCGCGTCCCTTTCGTTGCCTTTCATAGATCCACCGCCTGTTCAAGCACCTTCTCGCGGATCCGGGGATGCAGCGCCGCGGGCGTGACCACGTCGACCCTTCGACCGAGCCGTTCCTGAAGGTCCATCAGTAGCCCGCCCAGGGCCAGAGCCGAACGCCCTTCCTCAAGATCGACGAGCAGATCGATGTCGCTTTGCGGCCCTCCCTCGTCTCGGGCCAGCGAGCCGAAGAGACCTACCCGCACGGCACCCCGCTCGGCCGCCAGTTTTTTGATCGCTTCCCGATGTTGTTCGATAAACGGGTCCATGTTTTTCTCCTTTGCGGTGCACGTATACTACCGAGGCGCTTTTGTCCCGGCAACGCAATTCTGGTCGGCGTACACGCAGGGTTCAGCAAAGAGGGAGGTCAGTTTTCGGGGGGATGGTCACACGACCGGTTCAACTCCTCAAAGAGAGCGATCTGCTCGGCCATGGACAACTTTTTTTTGCACCCGGTACGCAGGCACAGGCGACAGCGGTCGTCCGAACACCACTGGCACATCTTGCAGTCGGGGCAGGGGTGTTTTTTGTCCATGGCAGCACCTCACTGCAAGTTTAGCCCCTCGGCGGTGTCTCGGCAAACAAGGCGGCGGCGCGGGGCTGGCGGTTGCGGTGGCGGTGCATGTAGACAAGTTCGAAAAATTCCGCCGAGACGATGAGGAAGATGGCGACCGCCACGCCCGGCACGGGCAGGGGCACGAGCAGCAGCGCCCCCCAGCAGAACAGCAGGTAACAAAGCTTGTAGAGAGTGGCGCGGCCCAGAAAACCGGTCTGGTGGTTTTGGGTGAACAGGCCGCGCAGCAGGTTCGCGGCGCCGTGGAAGATGGGATAGAGGGCGCAGCAGGCCAGGGGCAGGGCGATATAGGCGCGCATCTCGGCGTCCAGACCCATGACGGTGCCGAGAATGGGGCCATTGAGGGGGTAAGCGGTGAGAATCAGCAGGGCGGCCAGGGAGCCGGACACCCGGCGGTGAAAACGCAGCAGCGCCGGATAATCCGCGGCGTTGCGCACCAGGGTCTGATAGGCCTGTTGCAGATTGCGCAGGGGGCCCGCGAGCAAAAACAGAAAGCCGCGGATGACGCCGAAGGCGGCCAGGGCCAGGGCGCCGTCGGGCAGGCGGCTGATGATGGCGTTGATCAGCAGCGGAATGGTGTATTGCAGGCTCGAAGCGAGAGCCAGCGGCAGGGAGAAGCGAAAGATTTCGCCGAGACTGTGCTCCCTGACACCCTGATAATCGACGCGGCAGCGCCGCGCGAACCAAGCCGCGAAGAGCGTCTCCACGGCAATGCAGCCCAGCAGCGCCAGTGCCGCCAAGCGGGCGCCCGACAACCAGGGCGCCCCCAGGGCGAGAAAGGCGAGCAGCGCGCCGATGCGGATGCCGGTGGCGATGGACACCAGCCCGGTGCGCCGCGCCTGGATGGTCAATCCCTGCAGCAGGCCGCGCGCTCCGGTGAGAAAGGGCAGGGGCACGAGAATCGCCAGCACCGCCTGGACTTCAACGGCGACCTGTTCCTCGACGCCGAGAAAGCGATAGAGCACGAAATCCCCGACGGGCGTCCAGGCGAGCAGCGCCAGCAGCACGGCGACGTAGACGGCGGTGAGCAGAACAAAAGCCCAGGTGGCGTAGAGGCTTTTGCGCCCGCGTACCATGGCGATGGTGATGGCCTGGTTCTGGTAGGAGGGCGCGGCGACGAACATGTGCAGCACCATGGCCACGGAAAAAGCGGCCAGGGAGGTTATGGGGTCTTGCTGGCGCGCCAGGGCGGCGTTGATGAAGGAATGGGAGACGCTCATGAACTGCACGTTGAGCATGAGCGGAAAGAAAAACCAGGAGATTTCGCGCAGGGTCAGCGGCTTCTCGGTCACGCGCCGGCCCCGGGAAACAGACGCAGCAGATCCGCCGGTCGTTCGGCGTGAAAATCCGGCGCCAGGCCGTCGTCGTGCCCCAGGCCCCAGGCGCAGAAGCAGATCGCCGTACCGGCGGCGCGTCCCGCGTAGAGATCGGTATGGTGGTCGCCGATCATCACCGCCTGTTCGGGGACGGCGCCGAGCCGGCGCAGCGCTTCAAGCAGGGGCGCGGGATCGGGCTTCTTGGTCGCGCAGCTGTCGCCGCCGACCAGCACCGCGAAGTGATGGGTGAGCCCCAGTCCGTCAAGCAACTCGCGGCTCAGGCGCCAGGGTTTGTTGGTGACCACCGCCAGTTTTGCCGGTGGGTGGCGCTGCAAAAAATCGACAATGCCCGGATAGGGGCGAGTCTGGTCGAGAAGGTGGTGCTCATAAAGGCTCAGAAAGCGCTCCAGATGGGCGTCGCTGAAAGCGCCGGGCGGCAGGGCCCGGCTGACCAGCAGGCGCGCCCCGTCGCCGACGTACTCCCGCACTTGCGCCAGGGTGAGGTCGGGCAGGGAGAGCTCGCGGCGCAGGGCGTTGACGGCGGTGCCCAGATCGGCGACGGAATCGACCAGGGTGCCGTCGAGGTCTAGGAGAAAGGTGTCCGGTGTCATGGAAGAAGTCAGAATAGCCCTGCAAGCCAGGTGAAGAGCCCCGTCTCGCGCATTTTGTAGAACAGCACGACCGCGATGGCCGCCGGGGAAACAAAGCGGATCAGAAAATGCCAGAGGGGATAGACCCAGCCCGAGCCGCCCGCCACCAGTTCCTCCTTTTCCTCGCTGCCGCTCCAGAACCAGCCGACGTAGATGGAAATCAGCAGGCCGCTGAGGGGCAGCAGGTAATTGGACGCCAGCAGATCGGCGGAATCGAAAAAGCTGCGCTCACCGATCAGCGTCCACTCGGCCAGGGAGTTGTAGGACAGGGCCGTGGGCAGGCCGACGACAAAGGCCAGCCCGGCGAGAAAGCTGGTGGAGCGCTTGCGGCCCCAGCCGCGCTCGTCGATGAGATAGGCGACCTGCGCCTCCAGCAGGGAAATGGCGCTGGTCAGGGCGGCGAAGGAGAGCAGCAGGAAAAACAGGATGGCGAGCACGTAGCCGCCGGGCAACTGGGAGAACACCACGGGAATGGTCTTGAAAATCAGCCCCGGGCCTGCCCCGGGCTCCATGCCCACGGAAAAGACGATGGGAAAGATGGCCAGGCCCGCCATGACCGCGATGAGGGTATCGAGCCCGACGATGCGCAGGCTCGAGCCGAGCAGATCCTCGTTGCGCCTGAGGTAGGAGCCGTAGGTGATCATGGCCGCCATGCCCAGGGACAGGGTGAAGAAGGCGTGGCCCATGGCTTCGAGCACCGCGCCGGGGGTGAGCTTGTGGAAATCGGGGCGGAACATGAAGGTGATGCCCTCCCAGGCGCCGGGGCTGAGCATGCCGTTCATGAACAGCAGCACCAGCAGGGCGAAGAGCACCGGCATGAGGATCTTGCTCCAGCGCTCGATGCCTTTTTGCACCCCGCCGATGACGATGCCCAGACACAGCAGGATGAAGACCAGATGCCAGAGGATCTGCCGCGGCCCGTCGGCGATCAGGCCGTCGAAGAGCCCTTCAATTTCTCCGGCGGGCAAGCCGCTGAAGCCGCCGCGCAGGGCGCGCAGCACGTAATCCAGCGTCCAGCCGGCCACCACGGAATAGTAGGAGAGAATCAGAAAGGCGGCGCCGACACTGATCCAGCCCGCTGCCGTCCAGGGCGAGCGTTTGCCTTGCAGCTGAATGAAGGCGCCCACGGCGTCGCGGCGGGTGTGGCGACCGATCATGAACTCGGCCATCATGATGGGCAGGCCGATGAGCAGGATGCACACCAGATAGACCAGAACGAAGGCGCCGCCGCCGTTCTGGCCGACGACGTAGGGGAATTTCCAGATATTACCAAGACCGACGGCGCTGCCGGCGGCGGCGAGAATGAAGCCGAGGCGAGAGGCCCACAGGGAGCGCGGTTCAGGCTGGGTCATGAAGAAACCTCGCGGTGGGCGGCGCGCGAAACCGGTTCGTCAGCCGCGTTCGCCAAAAATTGCCGTGCCGATGCGCACCAGGGTGGCGCCCTCCTCGACGGCCACGGCGAAATCATGGCTCATGCCCATGGAGAGTTCGTCCATGGCCACGCCAGGAAGGCCCAGGGCCGAGATGGCGGCGGCCAGTGCGCGCAAGCGGCGAAAAAAAGGCCGAACCTCCTCGGCATCAGCGAAAAAGGGCGGCAGGCACATCAGCCCCCGCACCCGCAGATGGGGCAGGGCGGCCAGGGCGCGCACCAGTTCGGTGGCCTGGTTCTCCGCCACGCCCGATTTGCTGTCTTCCTCGCCGAGGTTGACCTGCACCAGGACCTCGACGCTTCGGCCGAGGCGCCCCCATTGACGGTCGATTTCCTCGGCGAGGGACAGCCGATCGACGCTGTGGATCATGGCGATGCGGCCGCGCAGGTATTTGACCTTGTTGCTTTGCAGATGACCGATGAAATGCCAGTCCACCGGATTGCGCACGGCGTCGGCCTTGTCGAGGAATTCCTGCACGTAGCTCTCGCCGAACAGCCGCTGTCCGGCGGCGAAGGCTTCATCGATGAGAGAGGCGGGCTTGGTCTTGGATACGGCGACCAGGCGAACCGCCCGTGGGTCGCGTTCAACGCGGCGGCAGGCGGCGGCGATTTCGGCGCGAATGCTGGAGAGATTGGCGGCAAGGGTCATGGCGCGGCCGGATAGGCGGAATTCAGGGGGATGCTCAGGATGCGGGAAGGATCGCCCCCTGCGCGAGGAGCGCGTCGATCACTTCGCTCAGGGGCAGTCCCACCACGCTGGTGTAGCTGCCTTCGATGGCGCGCACCATGTAGGCGCCCAGCCCCTGAATGGCGTAGGAACCGGCCTTGTCGCGCGGTTCACCGCTGGCAATGTACCCCGCGATCTCCGCCTCTGTCAACTCTCGGAAAAGCACCCGGGTGAGCACCGCGCCGCTCAGGGTGCGCCCGCTGTGGCGGTCGTGCAAGGCAAATCCCGAATGGACTTCGTGTCGGCGTCCCGACAGGGCGCGCAGCATGACGGCGGCTTCCCGGTCGTCGGCGGGTTTGCCGAGGAGCAGACCGTCCTGCACGACGATGGTGTCGCTGCCGAGAAACCAGCGCTCGCCGGGCTCGGCACGCGCGGCGACATCCAGTGCCTTGGCCTCGCTCAGGCGGATCACGTGGGGGCGCGGCTCCTCGCCGGCCAGAGGCGTTTCCTCGACCCCGCTGGGTTGGATGCGAAAGCGCAGGCCGAGGCCGGCCAGCAGATCGCGGCGGCGGGGCGAGGCCGAGGCGAGTACCAGGCCTTGCGCGGCGTTGCGGAAAAGTTGAGGGTGGTGCGGTGTCAAGGGAGACATCCTCTCGGGGCGCTTTCGGGAGAAGAGAAGGAGCCTGGTCCGGTCTCAGGCCGTGGTTGCCTGGTCCGCGCGGTAATTGAGCTCATAGAGGATGGTGCGGTTGCGTCCTTCGCTCTTGGCTCGGTAGAGCGCCATGTCGGCGGCGTTGATCAGGGTGCGCGGCGTGTTGCCGTCGGTGGGAAAGGACGCGATGCCCATGCTCGCGGTGAGCTTTCCCAGGGGCAGATCCTTCTCCCGGGGAAAGATCTCCTTCTCGATGGCATGGCGGATGCGCTCGGCCACCAGCAGCGATTCCTTTTTGGAGGTGGCAGGCAGCAGGATGCAGAATTCCTCGCCGCCGAAGCGGGTGACGATATCCATTTCCCGCGCCGAATGGCGCAGCAGGCGCGCGGTGCGCTTGAGGGCCTTGTCGCCGCCCAGATGCCCGCACAGATCGTTGTAGTGCTTGAAATTGTCCAGATCGAGCATGATCAGGGTCAGGGACAGCTCCTGGCGCAGGCTGCGGCTGATCTCCTCTTCCAGGCGCCGCTCCAGGAAGCGTCGGTTGTAGAGCCCGGTCAGGGGATCGGTAACGGAGAGCTCCTCCAGGGCGGCGGCCCGCTCCAGGGATTCGGTGCGCTCGATGAGCGCCGAGAAGTGCGGCGCGAAGGAGGTCAGCAGGCGCAGATCGGTCTCGTCGAAAGTGGCCTGGTTTTCCTTGTCGGAGAGATTGAGCACCGCGAAGATCTCGCCGCGCACCTTGAGGGGCACGCTGATGAAGGATTTGGTGCGAAAGCGCGGCCGATTGGCGCTGCGCACCCGTTCGTCCTTCTCGATGTCGTTGACCAGCAGGGGATGACCGCTGCTCACCACCCGCCCGGCGATGCCGCTGCCCACCCGCACTTTCATGTTGCGCGCCAGCTCGGGATTCATGCCCTTGCCGGCTTCGATATAGAGGTGTTCGCCGTCCTCGTCGAGAATCATCAGCGAGCCCTTGGAGGCGCGCAGCATCCCGGCGGAGAGATCGAGAATGCGGGTGAACAGGGCCTCGCGGTGATCCACCAGGGACAAGTCGCTGATCATCTGAATGATCTGCTCGGAAATGGTGGCTTCCAGGGCCTGCTCGCGTTCCTTCTCCAGGCGCAGCATGCGCTGCGCGGCCCGTCCGGCCAGCAGTTCGACGAGCAGCAGATCGCGCGGCGCCAACTCGGCGTCAAACAGGGCGAGGGTTCCGAGGAACTGACCCTCGGCGCTCAACGGCTGACAGGAGACCCGCTCGCCCTTGACGCCGGGCAGTCGCTGCAGGGCGTCCTCGTCCTCGAGGACGTAGCGGCGCGCCGCCGCCGGGCGCAGCAGCAGGGCGAGCTGTTCATCGCTCAAAGCGACCGGCTCCGGCAGCCACTGTCCCAGACAGCGCAGCATGGGGCGGCGTTCGGCGCCCGTGGGCAGGATCACCGCGGCACGGGAGAGATCAAACAGCACGGCCAGGGTTTCGCCGACCAGTT
This window of the Geoalkalibacter sp. genome carries:
- a CDS encoding sigma-54-dependent transcriptional regulator; the protein is MGRHKILVVDDEHLIRWSLEQNLSKQGYDVLTAGSGEDALRLIRDETPDLVLLDIQLPGINGLEVLEKAKESNEDLIVIMITALGVLETAVKAMRMGAYDYIGKPFNLDELAITIKKALETGELRREVAHLRSEQSRRFGAGNLIGDSRHMQNLLSMIRKVAQSDASTVLIQGESGTGKELVAKAIHFESARADKPFMAINCAAVPETLLESELLGHERGAFTDAKVQKKGLFELADGGTIFLDEIGDMAMGMQAKLLRVLEERSFRRVGGSKDISVDVRIISATNRDLLAAIADKSFRNDLYYRLQVIPLFLPSLRERKEDILPLTYHFINHFNREFGKNVKGISKMAEKFLLEYSWPGNIRELRNVIERAIILENDETLLLEHLPQEIVGKAAVVSSGPLSFQIPPEGIDIEEVERELIRQSLELTDGNQSKAAKKLNLGIDAFRYRMKKFGFL
- a CDS encoding FG-GAP-like repeat-containing protein encodes the protein MQGAKQAGWILLAISLMVGVIWQGTAAANATAPVFKSLGRLSEGLAVPTDLAMDGRGILYVAEPRSKTIARFDKYGRSLPALGPLSLAASCVAVNSEGSIVYAGGGNAVLRIDAASGEVLGHVGSGPGEFGQAYNLAVDSQGYLYVADGQAMTISVYTPGGGLHFRFGSPGTGAAQFANLAALALNWSGDEIYVADNFAQGTTVVPKIRVFNKSGSLVRNLLITNGFGSTPMSHFAGMAFDDKGRGYFLDSLRNEIRVLRLPTTYLSMYKQVGYGAGQLVGPSKAVYDAEHKRLFVLCPDGRIEILGIDGGANPVRVNQVPTVPAALSPIGGSEVATLSPTLEFRNAQDPDGDALTYDLQVLRGQDLVSDLARIGEGAQTTRVNLPAALEENAGYQWRVRAFDGESHSDWSSAETFYVNAEEEPPGVPGILSPAAGEMLEGDGLLSWTEVSDPDPFDQVHYWLEISAEPSFDAPLISTALIETEARLDALPGYEALEQGRTYLWRVSGVDNHGLASAPSETGAFVYGATILQVDSNPPGARVYLGGNHAYPGRLIGRTPLVLRDFPVGNYALVVAQDGFEPQVGSLVVEVGRATAHYAELKPHYIPENFVMKSLGLVLPQGGGAPFLVDVDGDGRLDLLAGDQSGRVLLYRGLGAAGEPLAFAPAWALALPLVPGAAPFVVDWNNDDRMDLLIGGLDGSVRLFLNQGAPGEPSFIDSGYLETPGGPINLGGPAVPFVADLDGNGSKDLLVGAADGRVLAYLNQGGDAAPQLGVGQPYFTLAGARSPFLVDLTGDGRRELLVAHDGEVLALVRGADGWQPSGLVLSGPDGPRKGLALGLAKQEERAAEKGNKKDKQAKKAGASMPDIHRFFPIDLDARGGKDILFVDENGDLRLLESQGKALAPAFWSTLANVVHGLSAQIDDQQRAKAALLDGALRAANLAQARRLAEELTDDLAAQPDLAFILGEMHALLLRVE
- a CDS encoding carboxypeptidase-like regulatory domain-containing protein; its protein translation is MKTLLISLLVVAFCSSPLSAEPPELGKVSGRLQHEGTDSYQGVASLWDLSLGKVPDPRRYIVIPSATAVLEADGRFELRAPPGTYYVGAVLRTTPGPPVGPPRPGDLVFMSPDAEGGHLKVEVRSGETTDVGVRSGGWVYEGFAGETELAVEGTIRDLAGEPVAGLLVFAFADPGMSQQPVGVSERTDAQGRYLLRLGRAQTVYLRARESYGGGPLAGGGYVGVYGGAEPQALEVPDKGRVSGIDIEVLKLPPAGTDERRSMRPEQPPEGMGKE
- a CDS encoding HepT-like ribonuclease domain-containing protein, whose product is MHFPYLPGGRNDFFDSELARDAVVRNLQTLAESSQRLSDECKKNRPEIDWRAMSGFRNILVHGYLGLDLKLVWLVIENELPPLKKALEEMKKP
- a CDS encoding nucleotidyltransferase family protein — translated: MDPFIEQHREAIKKLAAERGAVRVGLFGSLARDEGGPQSDIDLLVDLEEGRSALALGGLLMDLQERLGRRVDVVTPAALHPRIREKVLEQAVDL